The following are encoded in a window of Streptomyces sp. SAT1 genomic DNA:
- the rpoB gene encoding DNA-directed RNA polymerase subunit beta, translated as MAASRNASTANTNNAASTAPLRISFAKIKEPLEVPNLLALQTESFDWLLGNDAWKARVEAALESGQDVPTKSGLEEIFEEISPIEDFSGSMSLTFRDHRFEPPKNSIDECKERDFTYAAPLFVTAEFTNNETGEIKSQTVFMGDFPLMTNKGTFVINGTERVVVSQLVRSPGVYFDSSIDKTSDKDIFSAKIIPSRGAWLEMEIDKRDMVGVRIDRKRKQSVTVLLKALGWTNEQILEEFGEYESMRATLEKDHTQGQDDALLDIYRKLRPGEPPTREAAQTLLENLYFNPKRYDLAKVGRYKVNKKLGADAPLDAGILTVEDILSTIKYLVKLHAGETETAGDNGGTIVVETDDIDHFGNRRLRSVGELIQNQVRTGLARMERVVRERMTTQDVEAITPQTLINIRPVVASIKEFFGTSQLSQFMDQNNPLSGLTHKRRLSALGPGGLSRERAGFEVRDVHPSHYGRMCPIETPEGPNIGLIGSLASYGRVNAFGFVETPYRKVVDGQVTDEVDYLTADEEDRFVIAQANAGLNDDMRFSENRVLVRRRGGEVDYVAGDDVDYMDVSPRQMVSVATAMIPFLEHDDANRALMGANMMRQAVPLIKSEAPLVGTGMEYRSAVDAGDVVKAEKAGVVQEVSADYITTANDDGTYITYRLHKFSRSNQGTSVNQKVIVNEGDRIIEGQVLADGPATENGEMALGKNLLVAFMPWEGHNYEDAIILSQRLVQDDVLSSIHIEEHEVDARDTKLGPEEITRDIPNVSEEVLADLDERGIIRIGAEVVAGDILVGKVTPKGETELTPEERLLRAIFGEKAREVRDTSLKVPHGEIGKVIGVRLFDREEGDELPPGVNQLVRVYVAQKRKITDGDKLAGRHGNKGVISKINPIEDMPFLEDGTPVDIILNPLGVPSRMNPGQVLEIHLGWLASRGWDVSGLAEEWAQRLQAIGADQVDPGTNVATPVFDGAREDELAGLLQHTIPNRDGERMVLPTGKARLFDGRSGEPFPDPISVGYMYILKLHHLVDDKLHARSTGPYSMITQQPLGGKAQFGGQRFGEMEVWALEAYGAAYALQELLTIKSDDVTGRVKVYEAIVKGENIPEPGIPESFKVLIKEMQSLCLNVEVLSSDGMSIEMRDTDEDVFRAAEELGIDLSRREPSSVEEV; from the coding sequence TTGGCCGCCTCGCGCAATGCCTCGACCGCGAATACGAACAACGCTGCCAGCACCGCCCCGCTGCGCATCTCCTTTGCAAAGATCAAGGAGCCCCTCGAGGTTCCGAACCTTCTCGCGCTGCAAACCGAGAGCTTCGACTGGCTGCTCGGCAACGACGCGTGGAAGGCTCGCGTCGAGGCGGCTCTGGAATCCGGTCAGGACGTCCCCACCAAGTCCGGCCTCGAGGAGATCTTCGAGGAGATCTCCCCGATCGAGGACTTCTCCGGGTCGATGTCGCTGACGTTCCGCGACCACCGCTTCGAGCCGCCGAAGAACAGCATCGACGAGTGCAAGGAGCGCGACTTCACGTACGCCGCCCCGCTCTTCGTCACGGCCGAGTTCACCAACAACGAGACCGGCGAGATCAAGTCCCAGACCGTCTTCATGGGCGACTTCCCGCTCATGACGAACAAGGGCACCTTCGTCATCAACGGCACCGAGCGTGTCGTCGTCTCCCAGCTGGTCCGCTCGCCCGGTGTCTACTTCGACTCGAGCATCGACAAGACGTCCGACAAGGACATCTTCTCCGCCAAGATCATCCCGTCCCGGGGTGCCTGGCTGGAGATGGAGATCGACAAGCGCGACATGGTCGGTGTCCGCATCGACCGCAAGCGCAAGCAGTCGGTCACCGTACTGCTGAAGGCGCTCGGCTGGACCAACGAGCAGATCCTCGAGGAGTTCGGCGAGTACGAGTCGATGCGCGCCACCCTGGAGAAGGACCACACCCAGGGCCAGGACGACGCGCTGCTCGACATCTACCGCAAGCTGCGACCGGGCGAGCCCCCCACGCGCGAGGCCGCGCAGACGCTGCTGGAGAACCTGTACTTCAACCCCAAGCGCTACGACCTCGCCAAGGTCGGCCGCTACAAGGTCAACAAGAAGCTGGGCGCGGACGCGCCGCTGGACGCCGGCATCCTGACCGTCGAGGACATCCTCTCGACGATCAAGTACCTGGTGAAGCTGCACGCCGGTGAGACCGAGACCGCCGGGGACAACGGCGGCACGATCGTCGTCGAGACCGACGACATCGACCACTTCGGCAACCGCCGTCTGCGCAGCGTCGGCGAGCTGATCCAGAACCAGGTCCGTACGGGTCTCGCCCGTATGGAGCGCGTCGTGCGCGAGCGCATGACCACCCAGGACGTCGAGGCGATCACGCCGCAGACCCTGATCAACATCCGGCCGGTCGTCGCCTCCATCAAGGAGTTCTTCGGCACCAGCCAGCTGTCGCAGTTCATGGACCAGAACAACCCGCTGTCGGGTCTCACCCACAAGCGCCGTCTGTCGGCGCTGGGCCCGGGTGGTCTCTCCCGTGAGCGGGCCGGCTTCGAGGTCCGTGACGTGCACCCCTCGCACTACGGCCGCATGTGCCCGATCGAGACGCCCGAAGGCCCGAACATCGGTCTGATCGGCTCGCTCGCCTCCTACGGCCGGGTCAACGCGTTCGGTTTCGTCGAGACCCCGTACCGCAAGGTCGTCGACGGCCAGGTCACCGACGAGGTCGACTACCTGACCGCCGACGAGGAGGACCGCTTCGTCATCGCGCAGGCCAACGCCGGCCTCAACGACGACATGCGCTTCTCCGAGAACCGCGTCCTGGTCCGCCGCCGCGGCGGCGAGGTCGACTACGTCGCCGGTGACGACGTCGACTACATGGACGTCTCGCCGCGCCAGATGGTGTCGGTCGCGACCGCCATGATCCCGTTCCTGGAGCACGACGACGCCAACCGCGCCCTCATGGGCGCGAACATGATGCGCCAGGCCGTGCCGCTCATCAAGAGCGAGGCCCCGCTCGTCGGCACCGGCATGGAGTACCGCTCCGCCGTCGACGCCGGTGACGTCGTCAAGGCCGAGAAGGCCGGTGTGGTGCAGGAGGTCTCCGCCGACTACATCACCACCGCCAACGACGACGGCACGTACATCACGTACCGCCTGCACAAGTTCTCCCGCTCCAACCAGGGCACCTCGGTCAACCAGAAGGTCATCGTCAACGAGGGCGACCGGATCATCGAGGGCCAGGTCCTCGCCGACGGTCCGGCCACCGAGAACGGCGAGATGGCGCTCGGCAAGAACCTGCTGGTCGCGTTCATGCCGTGGGAGGGCCACAACTACGAGGACGCGATCATCCTGTCGCAGCGCCTCGTGCAGGACGACGTCCTCTCCTCGATCCACATCGAGGAGCACGAGGTCGACGCCCGTGACACCAAGCTCGGCCCCGAGGAGATCACCCGGGACATCCCGAACGTCTCCGAGGAGGTCCTCGCCGACCTCGACGAGCGCGGCATCATCCGCATCGGTGCCGAGGTCGTCGCCGGCGACATCCTGGTCGGCAAGGTCACGCCCAAGGGCGAGACCGAGCTGACCCCGGAGGAGCGGCTGCTGCGCGCGATCTTCGGCGAGAAGGCCCGTGAGGTCCGCGACACCTCGCTGAAGGTGCCGCACGGCGAGATCGGCAAGGTCATCGGTGTCCGCCTCTTCGACCGCGAGGAGGGCGACGAGCTGCCGCCGGGCGTGAACCAGCTGGTCCGCGTCTACGTCGCGCAGAAGCGCAAGATCACCGATGGTGACAAGCTCGCCGGCCGCCACGGCAACAAGGGCGTCATCTCCAAGATCAACCCGATCGAGGACATGCCGTTCCTGGAGGACGGCACCCCGGTCGACATCATCCTCAACCCGCTGGGTGTCCCGTCCCGGATGAACCCGGGACAGGTCCTGGAGATCCACCTCGGCTGGCTCGCCAGCCGCGGCTGGGACGTCTCCGGCCTGGCGGAGGAGTGGGCGCAGCGCCTCCAGGCGATCGGCGCCGACCAGGTCGACCCCGGCACCAACGTCGCGACCCCGGTCTTCGACGGTGCCCGGGAGGACGAGCTGGCGGGTCTGCTCCAGCACACCATCCCGAACCGGGACGGCGAGCGCATGGTGCTCCCGACCGGCAAGGCGCGGCTGTTCGACGGCCGCAGCGGTGAGCCGTTCCCGGACCCGATCTCGGTCGGCTACATGTACATCCTGAAGCTGCACCACCTGGTCGACGACAAGCTGCACGCCCGTTCGACCGGCCCGTACTCCATGATCACCCAGCAGCCGCTGGGTGGTAAGGCCCAGTTCGGTGGCCAGCGGTTCGGCGAGATGGAGGTGTGGGCCCTTGAGGCGTACGGCGCCGCCTACGCCCTCCAGGAGCTGCTGACCATCAAGTCCGACGACGTCACCGGCCGCGTGAAGGTCTACGAGGCCATCGTCAAGGGCGAGAACATCCCTGAGCCCGGCATCCCCGAGTCCTTCAAGGTGCTCATCAAGGAGATGCAGTCGCTCTGCCTGAACGTGGAGGTGCTGTCCAGCGACGGTATGTCCATCGAGATGCGTGACACCGACGAGGATGTCTTCCGCGCCGCGGAGGAGCTCGGCATCGACCTGTCCCGGCGCGAGCCGAGCAGCGTCGAAGAGGTCTGA
- a CDS encoding DNA-directed RNA polymerase subunit beta', with amino-acid sequence MLDVNFFDELRIGLATADDIRQWSHGEVKKPETINYRTLKPEKDGLFCEKIFGPTRDWECYCGKYKRVRFKGIICERCGVEVTRAKVRRERMGHIELAAPVTHIWYFKGVPSRLGYLLDLAPKDLEKVIYFAAYMITYVDEERRTRDLPSLEAHVSVERQQIENRRDADLEARAKKLETDLAELEAEGAKADVRRKVREGAEREMKQLRDRAQREIDRLDEVWTRFKNLKVQDLEGDELLYRELRDRFGTYFDGSMGAAALQKRLESFDLDEEAEKLREIIRTGKGQKKTRALKRLKVVSAFLQTSNSPKGMVLDCVPVIPPDLRPMVQLDGGRFATSDLNDLYRRVINRNNRLKRLLDLGAPEIIVNNEKRMLQEAVDALFDNGRRGRPVTGPGNRPLKSLSDMLKGKQGRFRQNLLGKRVDYSARSVIVVGPQLKLHQCGLPKAMALELFKPFVMKRLVDLNHAQNIKSAKRMVERGRTVVYDVLEEVIAEHPVLLNRAPTLHRLGIQAFEPQLVEGKAIQIHPLVCTAFNADFDGDQMAVHLPLSAEAQAEARILMLSSNNILKPADGRPVTMPTQDMVLGLFFLTTDGEMRNVKGEDRSFASVAEAIMAFDAGELSLQSRVDIRFPVGTIPPRGWTPPAREEGDEGVGERVWQQGDSFRLRTTLGRALFNELLPEDYPFVDYEVGKKQLSEIVNDLAERYPKVIVAATLDNLKASGFFWATRSGVTVAISDVVVPDAKKEIVAGYEAKDEKVQKQYERGLITKEERTQELIQIWTQATNEVAEAMNENFPKTNPIFMMVNSGARGNMMQMRQIAGMRGLVSNAKNETIPRPIKASFREGLSVLEYFISTHGARKGLADTALRTADSGYLTRRLVDVSQDVIIREEDCGTDRGLKLHIASRDADGVLRKAEDVETSVYARCLAEDIVVDGKVLAPAGTDLGDVLIDELVKHGVEEVKTRSVLTCESAVGTCAMCYGRSLATGKLVDIGEAVGIIAAQSIGEPGTQLTMRTFHTGGVAGDDITQGLPRVVELFEARTPKGVAPISEASGRIRIEETEKTKKIVVTPDDGSDETAYPISKRARLLVGEGDHVEVGQKLTVGATNPHDVLRILGQRAVQVHLVGEVQKVYNSQGVSIHDKHIEIIIRQMLRRVTIIESGDAELLPGELVERSKFEQENRRVVQESGHPASGRPQLMGITKASLATESWLSAASFQETTRVLTDAAINAKSDSLIGLKENVIIGKLIPAGTGLSRYRNIRVEPTEEAKAAMYSAVGYDDIDYSPFGTGSGQAVPLEDYDYGPYNQ; translated from the coding sequence GTGCTCGACGTCAACTTCTTCGACGAGCTCCGGATCGGCCTGGCCACCGCTGACGACATCCGTCAGTGGAGCCACGGCGAGGTCAAGAAGCCCGAGACCATCAACTACCGCACCCTCAAGCCGGAAAAGGACGGGCTCTTCTGCGAGAAGATCTTCGGTCCCACCCGGGACTGGGAGTGCTACTGCGGCAAGTACAAGCGCGTCCGCTTCAAGGGCATCATCTGCGAGCGCTGTGGCGTCGAGGTCACGCGTGCCAAGGTGCGCCGTGAGCGGATGGGCCACATCGAGCTGGCCGCCCCCGTCACCCACATCTGGTACTTCAAGGGCGTCCCGTCGCGGCTGGGCTACCTGCTCGACCTCGCCCCGAAGGACCTGGAGAAGGTCATCTACTTCGCGGCGTACATGATCACGTACGTCGACGAGGAGCGCCGCACCCGCGACCTGCCCTCGCTGGAGGCGCACGTCTCCGTCGAGCGCCAGCAGATCGAGAACCGCCGCGACGCCGACCTGGAGGCCCGCGCCAAGAAGCTCGAGACCGACCTGGCCGAGCTGGAGGCCGAGGGCGCCAAGGCCGATGTGCGCCGCAAGGTGCGCGAGGGCGCCGAGCGCGAGATGAAGCAGCTGCGCGACCGCGCGCAGCGCGAGATCGACCGCCTCGACGAGGTCTGGACCCGGTTCAAGAACCTCAAGGTCCAGGACCTGGAGGGCGACGAGCTCCTCTACCGCGAGCTGCGCGACCGCTTCGGCACCTACTTCGACGGCTCGATGGGTGCCGCGGCGCTGCAGAAGCGCCTGGAGTCCTTCGACCTCGACGAGGAGGCCGAGAAGCTCCGCGAGATCATCCGCACCGGCAAGGGCCAGAAGAAGACCCGTGCGCTCAAGCGCCTCAAGGTCGTCTCCGCGTTCCTGCAGACCAGCAACAGCCCCAAGGGCATGGTGCTGGACTGCGTGCCGGTCATCCCGCCGGACCTGCGTCCGATGGTGCAGCTGGACGGTGGCCGCTTCGCGACCTCCGACCTGAACGACCTGTACCGCCGTGTCATCAACCGCAACAACCGCCTGAAGCGGCTTCTCGACCTCGGCGCGCCCGAGATCATCGTGAACAACGAGAAGCGCATGCTCCAGGAGGCCGTCGACGCGCTCTTCGACAACGGCCGCCGCGGCCGCCCGGTCACGGGCCCCGGCAACCGTCCGCTGAAGTCGCTGTCCGACATGCTCAAGGGCAAGCAGGGCCGCTTCCGCCAGAACCTGCTCGGCAAGCGAGTCGACTACTCGGCGCGTTCCGTCATCGTCGTCGGCCCGCAGCTCAAGCTGCACCAGTGCGGTCTGCCCAAGGCGATGGCGCTGGAGCTGTTCAAGCCGTTCGTGATGAAGCGCCTGGTGGACCTGAACCACGCGCAGAACATCAAGTCCGCCAAGCGCATGGTGGAGCGCGGCCGCACCGTCGTGTACGACGTCCTCGAAGAGGTCATCGCCGAGCACCCGGTGCTGCTCAACCGTGCTCCCACCCTGCACCGCCTCGGCATCCAGGCCTTCGAGCCGCAGCTGGTCGAGGGCAAGGCCATCCAGATCCACCCGCTCGTGTGCACCGCGTTCAACGCGGACTTCGACGGTGACCAGATGGCCGTGCACCTGCCGCTGTCCGCGGAGGCGCAGGCCGAGGCCCGCATCCTGATGCTGTCCTCGAACAACATCCTCAAGCCGGCCGACGGCCGTCCGGTGACGATGCCGACCCAGGACATGGTCCTCGGTCTGTTCTTCCTCACCACCGACGGCGAGATGCGGAACGTGAAGGGCGAGGACCGCTCCTTCGCGTCCGTGGCCGAGGCGATCATGGCGTTCGACGCCGGTGAGCTCTCGCTCCAGTCGCGCGTGGACATCCGCTTCCCGGTGGGCACCATCCCGCCGCGCGGCTGGACCCCGCCGGCCCGCGAGGAAGGCGACGAGGGCGTCGGGGAGCGGGTGTGGCAGCAGGGTGACAGCTTCCGGCTGCGGACCACCCTGGGCCGCGCGCTCTTCAACGAGCTGCTGCCCGAGGACTACCCGTTCGTCGACTACGAGGTCGGCAAGAAGCAGCTCTCGGAGATCGTCAACGACCTCGCCGAGCGCTACCCGAAGGTCATCGTGGCGGCGACGCTCGACAACCTGAAGGCGTCCGGCTTCTTCTGGGCCACCCGCTCCGGTGTCACCGTCGCCATCTCCGACGTCGTCGTCCCCGACGCGAAGAAGGAGATCGTCGCCGGGTACGAAGCCAAGGACGAGAAGGTCCAGAAGCAGTACGAGCGCGGTCTGATCACCAAGGAAGAGCGCACGCAGGAGCTCATCCAGATCTGGACCCAGGCGACCAACGAGGTCGCCGAGGCGATGAACGAGAACTTCCCGAAGACCAACCCGATCTTCATGATGGTGAACTCGGGTGCACGAGGCAACATGATGCAGATGCGTCAGATCGCCGGTATGCGTGGTCTGGTGTCGAACGCGAAGAACGAGACGATCCCGCGTCCGATCAAGGCGTCGTTCCGTGAGGGCCTGTCCGTGCTGGAGTACTTCATCTCCACGCACGGTGCCCGTAAGGGTCTGGCGGACACCGCCCTGCGTACCGCCGACTCGGGTTACCTCACCCGTCGTCTGGTGGACGTCTCGCAGGACGTCATCATCCGCGAGGAGGACTGCGGCACCGACCGCGGCCTCAAGCTGCACATCGCGTCCCGCGACGCGGACGGCGTGCTGCGCAAGGCGGAGGACGTCGAGACGTCCGTGTACGCGCGCTGCCTCGCCGAGGACATCGTCGTCGACGGCAAGGTGCTGGCCCCGGCCGGTACCGACCTCGGTGACGTGCTCATCGACGAGCTGGTCAAGCACGGCGTCGAGGAGGTCAAGACCCGCTCGGTCCTGACCTGCGAGTCCGCCGTCGGCACCTGCGCCATGTGCTACGGCCGTTCGCTGGCCACCGGCAAGCTGGTCGACATCGGTGAGGCGGTCGGCATCATCGCCGCCCAGTCCATCGGTGAGCCCGGTACCCAGCTGACGATGCGTACCTTCCACACCGGTGGTGTGGCCGGTGACGACATCACCCAGGGTCTGCCCCGTGTCGTCGAGCTCTTCGAGGCCCGTACGCCGAAGGGTGTCGCCCCGATCTCCGAGGCCTCCGGCCGCATCCGGATCGAGGAGACCGAGAAGACCAAGAAGATCGTCGTCACCCCGGACGACGGCAGCGACGAGACGGCGTACCCGATCTCGAAGCGCGCCCGTCTGCTGGTCGGCGAGGGCGACCACGTCGAGGTGGGCCAGAAGCTCACCGTGGGTGCCACCAACCCGCACGACGTGCTGCGCATCCTGGGTCAGCGTGCCGTCCAGGTCCACCTGGTCGGCGAGGTCCAGAAGGTCTACAACTCGCAGGGTGTGTCGATCCACGACAAGCACATCGAGATCATCATCCGGCAGATGCTCCGCCGGGTGACGATCATCGAGTCCGGCGACGCCGAGCTGCTGCCCGGCGAGCTGGTCGAGCGCTCGAAGTTCGAGCAGGAGAACCGTCGTGTGGTCCAGGAGAGCGGACACCCGGCCTCCGGCCGTCCGCAGCTGATGGGTATCACCAAGGCCTCGCTGGCGACGGAGTCCTGGCTGTCGGCCGCCTCCTTCCAGGAGACGACCCGAGTGCTGACGGACGCGGCGATCAACGCCAAGTCCGACAGCCTCATCGGCCTCAAGGAGAACGTCATCATCGGTAAGCTCATCCCGGCCGGTACGGGTCTGTCCCGTTACCGCAACATCCGGGTGGAGCCGACCGAGGAGGCCAAGGCCGCGATGTACTCGGCCGTCGGCTACGACGACATCGACTACTCGCCGTTCGGCACCGGCTCCGGCCAGGCCGTTCCGCTGGAGGACTACGACTACGGTCCGTACAACCAGTAA
- a CDS encoding glycosyltransferase family 39 protein, which produces MSTGSDNAVTGTPADAAQDAQEPPARPPRDPGRTAGPGWFDPDALRAAARPYLPPLLLYGVAKLTGLAVFAWLLEHAGDYHKKEPRFGGGAHWWDVLSTWDGWWYLQVAQHGYDPKLERLGGDGLFTVQQNSVAFFPLYPALIRMVSAVTGLGPYGAAIMVSVVSSFVAAAGIYAVVKTLAGVRAGTVAAGLWAVAPGAGVEWAVYSESVFVALAAWCCYAVMTRRWITAGLLACVAGLNRPTSAVLIGAVGLAALVTLARRDSRREHGVGGPLYAILVAPLGLLGYVAWVGYATGEPTAYFTLQREGWAHYFDYGAYTLRVLKNLAVGHHDYVFAFDVPDVLSLQLVLALPFLIALMLRKRPPLVLVAYTLATLVTVLGTQQMFGNTMRYLLPAFPLLLAPAAALGRLRNGSLAVFFATAALASGWYAHYVIFELGVP; this is translated from the coding sequence ATGAGTACGGGTTCGGACAACGCGGTGACCGGCACCCCGGCGGATGCCGCGCAGGACGCCCAGGAACCGCCCGCCCGGCCGCCCCGGGACCCCGGGCGCACGGCCGGGCCCGGGTGGTTCGACCCGGACGCGCTGCGCGCCGCCGCCCGCCCCTACCTGCCCCCGCTCCTCCTGTACGGCGTGGCCAAGCTCACCGGCCTCGCCGTCTTCGCCTGGCTGCTGGAGCACGCCGGGGACTACCACAAGAAGGAGCCCCGCTTCGGCGGCGGCGCCCACTGGTGGGACGTCCTGTCCACCTGGGACGGCTGGTGGTACCTCCAGGTCGCCCAGCACGGCTACGACCCCAAGCTGGAGCGGCTCGGCGGCGACGGCCTCTTCACCGTCCAGCAGAACTCGGTCGCCTTCTTCCCGCTGTACCCGGCGCTGATACGGATGGTGTCCGCCGTGACCGGCCTCGGCCCGTACGGCGCGGCGATCATGGTCTCGGTCGTGTCGTCGTTCGTGGCCGCCGCCGGGATCTACGCCGTGGTCAAGACGCTGGCCGGGGTCCGCGCCGGCACCGTCGCCGCCGGGCTGTGGGCGGTGGCGCCGGGCGCGGGCGTGGAGTGGGCGGTCTACTCCGAGTCGGTGTTCGTCGCGCTCGCCGCCTGGTGCTGCTACGCCGTGATGACCAGGCGCTGGATCACGGCCGGACTGCTCGCCTGCGTGGCCGGGCTGAACCGGCCCACCTCCGCGGTGCTGATCGGCGCGGTCGGCCTGGCCGCGCTGGTGACGCTGGCACGCCGCGACAGCCGGCGCGAGCACGGCGTGGGCGGCCCCCTGTACGCGATCCTCGTCGCCCCGCTCGGCCTGCTCGGCTATGTGGCCTGGGTCGGGTACGCCACCGGCGAGCCCACCGCCTACTTCACCCTCCAGCGCGAGGGCTGGGCCCACTACTTCGACTACGGCGCCTACACCCTGCGCGTCCTGAAGAACCTGGCCGTCGGCCACCACGACTACGTCTTCGCCTTCGACGTCCCCGACGTGCTCTCGCTCCAGCTGGTGCTGGCCCTGCCGTTCCTGATCGCCCTGATGCTGCGCAAGCGGCCCCCGCTGGTGCTCGTCGCCTACACCCTGGCCACGCTCGTCACCGTGCTGGGCACCCAGCAGATGTTCGGCAACACCATGCGCTACCTGCTGCCCGCCTTCCCGCTGCTGCTCGCCCCGGCCGCCGCGCTGGGCCGCCTGAGGAACGGCAGCCTCGCGGTCTTCTTCGCCACGGCGGCCCTGGCCTCCGGCTGGTACGCCCACTACGTCATCTTCGAGCTGGGCGTCCCGTAG